From a single Solanum dulcamara chromosome 4, daSolDulc1.2, whole genome shotgun sequence genomic region:
- the LOC129885802 gene encoding tubby-like F-box protein 8: MSFRSIVRDVRDSFGSLSRRSFDLRLSGHHRDKSHGSFYDLSDHPPVIQDSCWANLPPELLFDVVRRLEESESTWPGRKHVVACAAVCRSWRSMCKDIVRNPEFCGKLTFPVSLKQPGPRDGTIQCFIKRDKSNLTYHLFLCLSPALLVENGKFLLSAKRTRRTTCTEYVISMDAENISRSSNTYIGKLRSNFLGTKFIIYDTQPPHTGALIPPPGRTSRRFNSKKVSPKVPTGSYIISQITYELNVLGTRGPRRMHCVMHSIPDSALDAGGSVPGQPELLSRPLEDSFRSISFSKSLDHSTEFSSARFSDIAGGSTNEEDDSKGKPLVLKNKAPRWHEQLQCWCLNFRGRVTVASVKNFQLIAATQQPAAGPTTSQPTSQSDHDKIILQFGKVGKDMFTMDYRYPLSAFQAFAICLSSFDTKLACE, translated from the exons ATGTCGTTCCGCAGTATAGTTCGTGATGTAAGAGATAGTTTTGGTAGCTTATCAAGACGAAGCTTCGATTTAAGGCTGTCTGGTCATCACAGGGACAAATCACATGGTTCATTTTATGACTTAAGTGACCACCCTCCTGTTATCCAAGACAGTTGTTGGGCCAATCTTCCTCCAGAACTACTTTTTGATGTAGTTAGAAGGTTGGAGGAGAGTGAGAGCACATGGCCCGGTCGTAAGCATGTCGTAGCATGTGCTGCAGTCTGTAGGTCATGGAGGAGTATGTGCAAAGACATTGTTAGAAATCCGGAATTTTGTGGAAAACTAACTTTTCCTGTTTCCCTAAAGCAG CCTGGGCCTCGTGATGGAACTATTCAGTGCTTCATCAAGCGGGATAAATCTAATTTGACTTACCATCTTTTCTTGTGTCTTAGTCCTG CATTGTTGGTCGAAAATGGAAAGTTCCTTCTCTCTGCAAAAAGAACCAGACGTACTACTTGCACAGAGTATGTCATCTCAATGGATGCAGAAAACATCTCTAGATCAAGCAATACCTATATTGGAAAATTAAG ATCAAATTTTCTAGGTACAAAATTCATTATATATGACACACAGCCTCCTCACACCGGTGCACTTATCCCTCCTCCGGGGCGCACAAGCCGTAGATTCAATTCCAAGAAAGTCTCTCCTAAAGTCCCAACTGGAAGCTATATCATATCCCAGATCACATACGAGCTGAATGTGCTTGGAACACGGGGTCCGCGGAGAATGCACTGTGTCATGCACTCAATTCCTGACTCAGCACTTGATGCCGGTGGCTCTGTGCCTGGCCAACCAGAGCTTCTCTCAAGGCCCCTTGAGGATTCATTCCGCAGCATCTCTTTCTCAAAGTCACTCGATCATTCTACCGAGTTCAGTAGTGCACGATTTTCTGATATTGCCGGAGGATCAACTAATGAGGAAGATGATAGCAAGGGGAAACCACTGGTCCTAAAGAACAAGGCACCACGATGGCATGAACAACTGCAGTGCTGGTGCCTGAATTTCCGAGGACGAGTGACAGTTGCATCTGTCAAGAACTTCCAGTTGATCGCTGCCACTCAACAACCTGCTGCTGGACCGACAACCTCTCAGCCAACAAGCCAATCGGATCACGACAAAATCATCTTGCAGTTCGGGAAAGTAGGCAAAGATATGTTTACCATGGACTACCGGTATCCTCTATCTGCATTTCAGGCATTTGCTATCTGCTTGAGCAGCTTTGACACAAAATTGGCTTGTGAATAG